The Pseudomonas sp. FP2309 genomic sequence GATGAACTGCAACGCGCCGCCCGTCCACGCGGCAAAACCGATGCCGAAAATCGAGCCCACGTTGGCGTCGGCGGTGGACATCAGCACGCCCTCCTCCACACAGCGCACGGTTTCGATGGCCTGGATAAACAGCAAACGGTCGCGTACGTCCTGCGCAGAAATTCGTTGAGCAGGCCGTTCAAAGCGCTGTTTGAGTTCCGGCCACAAGTACTTCTGCCCGCCGCTTGGGTATTCATAAAACCCGCCCCCGGCCGCTTTGCCCGCCCGCTTGCACTCGTTAACCAGCAGATCGATCACCACTGTCGCCGGGTGCGCCGGCACCTGCTTGCCTTCGGCCTGCAGATCCTTGGCAGTCTGCTGTCGGATATGGCTCATCAGGCTGAGGGACACTTCGTCGGACACCGCCAACGGCCCCACCGGCATGCCCGCCTTGCGCGCTTCCATTTCGATCATCGGTGCGGCCACGCCCTCACCGAGCATGGCGATTCCTTCATTGGTAAAGGTGCCGAACACCCGCGAGGTGAAGAAGCCGCGACTGTCATTGACCACGATCGGGGTCTTCTTGATTTGCAGGACGAAATCGAAACCTCGCGCCAGGGTTTCGTCCGAGGTGTGGGCACCTTTGATGATTTCCACCAGGGGCATTTTGTCGACCGGGCTGAAGAAATGCAGGCCGATGAATTTGCCGGCATCTGGCACCGCCTCTGCCAGGCCGCTGATGGGCAACGTGGACGTATTGGACGCGATCACCGCGTCGGCACCGACCACACGCTGCGCGGCGGCCGAGACCCTGGCCTTGAGCGCACGGTCTTCGAACACCGCTTCGATGATCAGGTCGCAGCCGGCCAGATCGGCATCAATGGCCGTGGGATGGATCCTCGCCAAGATGCTTTCGCGCTGTTCGGCGGTCAATTGCCCACGGTCGACTTTCTTGTCGAGTAATGCGGCCGAGTGTGCCTTGCCCTTTTCGGCGGCGTCCTGGGTGATGTCCTTGAGCACCACGTCGATGCCCGCACAGGCGCTGACATAGGCAATGCCCGCGCCCATCATCCCTGCGCCGAGCAAGCCCACCTTGCGCGTCACATAGGTTGCAAAACCCTGGGGCCGTGAGCGGCCGGCGTTGATTTCATTGAGCTGGAACCAGAACGTGCCGATCATGTTTTTCGCCACTTGTCCGGTGACCAACTCCGTGAAGTAGCGGGTTTCAATCAGGTGGGCGGTGTCGAAATCCACCTGAGCGCCTTCGACGGCGGCGCAGAGGATTTTCTCCGGTGCCGGGAAACAACCATTGGTTTTACTGCGCAGGATCGACGGCGCAATCGCCAGCATCTGCGCCACTTTCGGGCTCGACGGCGTGCCGCCGGGGATTTGGTACGCCTTGTGATCCCAGGGTTGCTTCGCCTCGGGATTGGCCAGAATCCAGGCGCGGGACCTGGCCAGCAGCGCATCGCGGTCCGTCGCCAGTTCATTGATCAACCCGGCTTGCAGCGCCTGTTGCGGCCGTACTTTTTTACCTTCGAGCAGATACGGCAAGGCTTTTTCCAGGCCAAGCAGGCGCACCATACGCACCACGCCACCGCCGCCGGGCAGCAGGCCCAGAGTGACTTCCGGCAGACCGAGTTGCACGGAGTGATCATCCAGCGCGATGCGGTGATGGCACGCCAGGCAAATCTCCCAGCCGCCGCCCAGGGCTGCGCCATTGATCGCGGCCACCAGCGGTTTGCCGAGGGTTTCCAGGCGGCGCAGTTGGGCCTTCAACACCAACACACCGTCGTAGAAGTCCTTGGCATGGGCTTTGTCGACCTGAATCAGTTCATTGAGGTCACCGCCGGCGAAAAAAGTCTTTTTGGCCGAGGTGATAATTACCCCGGCAATCTGGTCCCTTTCCGCTTCCAGGCGTACCACGGTGGCCGCCATGGCCTCGCGGTACACGCTGTTCATGGTGTTGGCGCTCTGGCCGGGCATGTCGAGGGTCAGCACCACGATCTGGTCCTGGCCTTTTTCGTAACGAATGGCTTGGGTCATGACAAGGTCCTTGGCTCAGAGGCGCTCGATAAGGGTGGCGATGCCCATGCCACCGCCGACACACAGGGTGGCCAGGCCATAGCGTTGCTGGCGCACTTCCAGTTCATCGAGCAAGGTGCCGAGGATCGCGCAGCCGGTGGCGCCCAACGGGTGGCCCATGGCGATGGAGCCGCCGTTGACGTTGACCCGCGCGGCGTCGATGCCCATGTCCTTGATGAACTTGAGCACCACCGAGGCAAACGCTTCGTTGACCTCGAACAGATCGATGTCCTCCACGCGCAAGCCGGCCTTGGCCAGGGCTTTGCGGGTGGCCGGCGCGGGGCCGGTAAGCATGATGGTAGGGTCGGTGCTGGTGACGGCCGTGGCGACGATACGCGCGCGCGGTCGCAGGCCCAGCTCGCGACCGCGGGCTTCGGAGCCGATCAACATCAACGCGGCGCCGTCGACGATGCCGGAGCTGTTGCCGGGGGTGTGTACGTGGTGGATGCGTTCCACATGGC encodes the following:
- a CDS encoding 3-hydroxyacyl-CoA dehydrogenase NAD-binding domain-containing protein, yielding MTQAIRYEKGQDQIVVLTLDMPGQSANTMNSVYREAMAATVVRLEAERDQIAGVIITSAKKTFFAGGDLNELIQVDKAHAKDFYDGVLVLKAQLRRLETLGKPLVAAINGAALGGGWEICLACHHRIALDDHSVQLGLPEVTLGLLPGGGGVVRMVRLLGLEKALPYLLEGKKVRPQQALQAGLINELATDRDALLARSRAWILANPEAKQPWDHKAYQIPGGTPSSPKVAQMLAIAPSILRSKTNGCFPAPEKILCAAVEGAQVDFDTAHLIETRYFTELVTGQVAKNMIGTFWFQLNEINAGRSRPQGFATYVTRKVGLLGAGMMGAGIAYVSACAGIDVVLKDITQDAAEKGKAHSAALLDKKVDRGQLTAEQRESILARIHPTAIDADLAGCDLIIEAVFEDRALKARVSAAAQRVVGADAVIASNTSTLPISGLAEAVPDAGKFIGLHFFSPVDKMPLVEIIKGAHTSDETLARGFDFVLQIKKTPIVVNDSRGFFTSRVFGTFTNEGIAMLGEGVAAPMIEMEARKAGMPVGPLAVSDEVSLSLMSHIRQQTAKDLQAEGKQVPAHPATVVIDLLVNECKRAGKAAGGGFYEYPSGGQKYLWPELKQRFERPAQRISAQDVRDRLLFIQAIETVRCVEEGVLMSTADANVGSIFGIGFAAWTGGALQFINAYGLHDFIARARYLAEHYGPRFSPPMLLLEKAAQNATF